The segment ATCTTGGTTGTTCCACGTAGCTACCTCCCTTCGGCTCAATTGTCCAAGGTCTCGCCGCACTTCTTGCACACGCGGACCTTTTTACCGTCATCCAAGAACCGGTGGCCGATACGGGTCGGTTTCTTGCAGTGATCGCAATACAACATAACTTTGGACGCGTAGATCGGGGTCTCCTTCTCAATGCGTCCTCCCGCCTGGCCCATGCCGCGGGGCTTGATGTGGTGGGTTGCCACCGAAACGCCTTCCACGATGATTTTGCCGGTCTTCGGGAAAACCGTCATGACCTTACCCTTGGTACCGGCGTCCTTACCGGAGACGACCATAACGACGTCGCCCTTTTTCACGTGGAGCTTCTTGATCGCTCTTGTCATTGTTCCGCCTCCTTACAGGACCTCGGGAGCCAGGGAAACAATCTTCATGTAATCCCTTTCCCGAAGTTCCCGAGCCACGGGCCCGAAAATACGGGTGCCCCGGGGCTGTTTTTGGTCGTTGATAATCACCGCAGCGTTATCATCAAAACGGATGTAGGTGCCATCCGGACGGCGCACACCCTTGTGGGAGCGCACAATCACGGCCTTGACCACGTCGCCCTTTTTCACGACTCCGCCGGGCGCTGCCGACTTCACCGAAGCGACGATGGTATCACCGATATTGCCGCTCTTGCGAAAGGAGCCACCCATAACCCGGATGCACATGATCTCCTTGGCGCCGGTATTATCCGCAACCTTCAAACGTGTCTGTGGTTGGATCATTGTTTATCCTCCTTACTTGTCGAGCTATTTGGCTTTCTCGATGATTTCCATCAGCCGCCACCGCTTGTCGCGGCTCAGGGGCCGGGTTTCCATCACACGGACGAAATCGCCAACACGGCATTCGTTGTTCTCGTCATGGACCTTCAGTTTCTTGGTGCGATTGACAATCTTCTTGTACAACGGGTGCTGCACGCGAGTCTTCACGGCCACCACCACGGTCTTATCCATCTTATCGCTTACCACCGTACCGGTACGGGTCTTGCGGTTGCCTCTTTCATTGGCCACGGAAGTTTCCTCCTTTCATCCAAAGCCTTACTGCGCTTGCCGAAGTTCACGTTCCCGCAGAATGGTCTGGACTCGGGCAATGTTTTTCTTAACTTCCCGCACGACCATGGTATTGGAAACCTGTCCGGTAGCCATCTGGAAACGAAGGTTAAACAGCTCGCCCTTCAATTCCTTCAATTTATCCTGGAGCTCCTGATCCGAAAGATCCCTGAACTCTTCAAGTTGTTTAGCCCTTTTCATTTCCTTCACCACCCAACTCGTTATTTTGTTCGCGAGCCACAATCTTGCACTTGATGGGCAGCTTGTGGGAAGCCAGACGAAGGGCTTCACGCGCAATTTCCTCGCTCACACCGGCGATCTCGAACATCACGCGGCCGGGCTTGACCACGGCCACCCAGTATTCGGGCGAACCCTTGCCGGAACCCATTCGAGTCTCAGCGGGCTTCTGCGTCACGGGCTTGTGAGGGAAAATCTTAATCCAAACTTGACCGCCACGACGGATGTAGCGGGTCATGGCAATACGAGCGGCCTCAATCTGGTTCGAGGTGATCCAGGAGGGCTCCAGTGCCACCAGGCCAAAATCACCGTAGGACACGGTGTTGCCGCGGGTAGCCTTGCCCTTCATGCGGCCGCGCATGACACGACGGCGCTTGACGCGCTTAGGCATCAACATTAGCGAACGCCTCCTTCCGAGGTAGCCTTTCTGGGCGGACGATTCTGCCGAGCCCGGGGCTGGGGAGCCGCGGCCTGAGGCAGCGTCTTGGAAAGCACTTCACCTTTGTAGATCCACACCTTCACGCCGATGCGGCCGTAAGTGGTGTGGGCTTCAGCGAAGCCATAATCGATATCAGCGCGCAGGGTCTGCAGCGGGATGGAACCCTCATGGTAGCCCTCGCTGCGCGCAATTTCCGCACCGCCCAAACGGCCGGAAACATGGGTTTTAATACCCTTCACACCCGCCTTGGTAGCCCGGCCCAGGGCCTGCTTCATGGCACGGCGGAAGGAAATACGCTTCTCCAACTGAGCTGCAATGTTCTCAGCGACGAGCTGTGCGTCCGTATCGGGGTTTCTCACTTCCATGATGTTCACCGAAACGGTCTTGCCCGTCAGGGCCTCCAGCTCCTTCTTGGTCGCTTCCACACCAGCGCCGCCGCGGCCGATCACGATACCAGGCTTGGCGGTAAAGATGTTTACGATCACGCGATTGGCGGCACGCTCGATCTCGATGCGGGAGATGCCGGCCACATACAGCTTCTTTTTCAGCGCGGTGCGGATCTTGTGATCCTCCACCAGGTTGTCACTAAAATCTTTTTTCCCAGCGAACCAGCGGGAGTCCCAATTCTTGATGACGCCCACCCGTTGTCCATGGGGATGAACTTTCTGACCCATCGTATACCTCCTTAAACCTTGGCCTGCTGGTCGAGAATGATGGTGATGTGACTGGTCCTCTTGCGGATGGGGGTAGCCCGGCCCATGGACTGGGCGCGATACCGCTTCAAGGTCGGTCCCTGATCGGCGAAGCACTCCGCCACATACAGGTTACTGCGGTCCATCTCCAAGTTGTTTTCCGCATTCGCGATGGCGGAAAGCAACAATTTTTCCACAACAGGCGCCGCGGCCTTGGGGGTGTAGGCCAAAATCGCCAGCGCTTCTTCCACACTCTTGCCACGAATCAGATCGATCACGATCTTCACCTTACGGGAGGAGAGGCGGATGTACCGGGCCACGGCCTTGGGCCGCTTATCCTTGTTCGCAACGCGGGCCGCCTTGCGTTCTCTTTGATTTCTAGCCATGTCTCACGCCTCCTTCCTATCGACCTGAAGATTTTTCACCGGCATGTCCCCGGAAAGTACGGGTGGGAGCAAATTCGCCCAGCTTGTGGCCCACCATATCCTCCGTGACATATACCGGCACATGCTTGCGTCCGTCATGGACGCCGATGGTGTGACCCACCATATCCGGGAAGATGGTGGACGCCCGAGACCAGGTCTTGAGCACCTTCTTCTGGCCGGATTCATTCATTTCAACAACTCTTTTAAGCAGCCTTTCTTCGACATAAGGCCCCTTCTTTATGGATCTGCTCATTTAGCCAGGTGCCTCCTTCCTTACTTTTGGCCTCTGCGTTTGACGATAAACCGGTTGCTGGGCTTCTTGTGGTCGCGGGTCTTGTAGCCCAGGGTGGGTTTACCCCAAGGAGTCACGGGACCGGGCATACCAATGGGCGCCTTGCCCTCGCCGCCGCCATGGGGGTGATCCACAGGGTTCATAACCACGCCGCGGACCGTGGGGCGGATGCCCATGTGCCGTTTGCGTCCAGCCTTACCGATGGAGATATTCTCATGGTCCACGTTGCCCACTTGGCCGATGGTGGCCTTGGAGTTCATGGAGATCATACGGGTTTCACTGGAAGGCAGCCGAACCTGGGCGTAATCCCCTTCCTTGGCCATCAGCTGCGCAGCGTTGCCGGCGGAGCGGACCAGCTGTCCACCCTTGCCAGGGCTGAGCTCAATGTTGTGGATCATGGTGCCCAGCGGTATGTTGCGGATGGGCAGTGCATTTCCGATCTTGATGTCGGCATCGGGGCCGCTCATGATCTTATCCCCAACCTTGAGGCCGAGGGGAGCCAGGATGTAGCGCTTCTCGCCGTCGGCATAAATGAGAAGGGCGATGTTTGCGCTGCGGTTCGGATCATATTCGATGGTGGCAACCTTGGCGGGAATGCCGTCCTTGTTGCGCTTGAAATCGATGATACGGTATTTACGCTTCTCTCCGCCGCCGCGGTGGCGCACCGTGATGCGTCCGTGGGCGTTGCGGCCGCCGGACTTGCGAAGGTCCGTCAGCAGCGATTTTTCCGGCGTTGTGGTGGTAATCTCCTCGAAGGTGGACACCGTCATAAAGCGCCGGGCCGGAGAAGTTGGATTGTACTTTCTGGTAGGCATCTTCTCGTCCCTCCCTTATTGAGCCATGCCTTCGAAGAACTCAATCGCCTTGGAATCCTCGGTGAGCTGCACGGTCGCTTTCTTGAAGCTGGCGCGGCGGCCCATGTGAGCTCCCTGACGCTTGATCTTTCCTTCGTAGTTGGCGGTATTGACCTTTTCCACTTTGACGCCGAAGATCTCTTCCACAGCCTTCTTGATCTCGATCTTGTTGGCGTTCTTATCGACAATGAAGACGTAGCGCTTGCCCGCCATCATGTCATAGCTGTTCTCCGACAGGACGGGGCGGATGATAATGTCATGAGCAAGCTTCATCACGCATACACCTCCTGAATCTTCTCCACCGCGGCTTTGGTCGCGATGAACTTGTCATAGTTGAGGATGTCATACACATTGAGCGTGTTGACATAGAGCATCTTCACATTGGGAAGATTGCGTGCGGCGCGCTCCACCACTTCATCCTTCTCAGGCAGAACCAGCAGGACCTTGCGCTCGGCCTTCAGGTTGTTCAGCACCTTGACCATTTCCTTGGTCTTGGGAGCGTCGAGGTTCAACTGATCCAGCACCACGAGCTCACTGTCATTCACCTTGGAGCTCAGGGCGCTCTTCATGGCAAGACGGCGCACCTTCTTCGGCACTTCCATCCGATAGCTTCTGGGCTTGGGGGCGAACACGATGCCGCCATGGCGCCACTGGGGGGAACGGGTGGAACCCTGACGGGCCCGGCCGGAACCCTTCTGCCGCCACGGCTTGATGCCGCCGCCGCTCACTTCCGAGCGGGTCAAGGCGGACTGAGTACCCTGCCGGCGGTTAGCCAGCTGAGCCTTCACCACCTGGTGCAGTACGTGCTCATTGACCTCTACGGCGAAAATTTCATCGCTGAGCTCGATCTCGCCCACCGCATCGCCGTTGATATTGAGTAATGCAACTTTAGGCATTGTTCTTCTCCTTCCTATCGGGAATTCTTGACGGTCTCGCGAATGACCAGCAAGCTGCCCTTGGAGCCGGGCACAGCACCCTTCACCAGCAGCAAGTTCTTCTCGCCGTCCACACGGACCACTTCAAGGTTCTGCACCGTCACCTTTTCACGGCCCCAGCGGCCCGGCAGGTGCTTGTTCTTAAAGACTTTGGAAGGGCTGGAGCAAGCGCCCATGGAACCAGGGCCCCGATGATAGTGGGATCCGTGGGTCATAGGACCTCTGTGCTGATTCCAGCGCTGCATTACACCGGAAAATCCTTTGCCCTTGGAGACACCGGACACATCCACCTTATCTCCCTCGGCAAAGACATCGGCTTTAATTTCCTGACCGACTTCGTATTTGTCGGCGTCTTCCAGCTTCAGTTCACGAAGGCTTCTGAGCAGCTTGGCTCCGGCCTTCTTCAAGTGCCCCTTCTGGGGTTTGTTGAGGAGCTTCTCCCGGACCTCATCGAAACCAACCTGAACGGCCAGATAACCGTCGGTCTGGGGAACCTTCTTCTGCACGACCGTGCAGGGGCCTGCTTTGACAACTGTCACAGGCACCACTCGGCCGTCTTCCGTAAAGATCTGGGTCATGCCCAGCTTCTTACCGAGAATCGCCTTTTTCATGTTACACCTCCATTATCCTTGGGGCCCTTACAGCTTGATTTCGATATCCACACCAGCGGGCAGGTCGAGGCGCATCAGCGCATCCACCGTCTTGGAGCTGGGAGAGAGGATATCGATGAGACGCTTGTGGGTGCGCATCTCAAACTGTTCCCGGCTGTCCTTATACTTGTGCGGTGCCCGAAGGATGGTCACGATCTCCTTACGCGTGGGCAGAGGAATCGGACCCGAAATGGTGGCTCCGGACCTCTTGGCAGTCTCAACGATGCGCTCCGCGGATTGATCGATCAGACTGTGGTCGTACGCTTTCAACTTGATACGAATCTTTTGGGCAGGCATTGAATCAATTCCCTCCTTGTGTTCAGGCCAATAACACTTTGCCGTGCGTTTACTATAATAATTTTTGCACGACAGGCGCACCGGCCCGTCGCCCGATTTTTCGGACTTGTCCGCGAAAACTATCCGTGTCCGACACGGTAACCTTCCGCTTCATCCCAATTAGCAACTTTTAAAGTATACCGTAACTTTGCCAATAATGCAAGTACAAATTACAAGGCCGGCCGGACCCCGAAGAGTCCGGCTCCGCCCCATAAATCTCTACCTCAGCCATCGATGGAGGAAACAACGCCCGCACCCACGGTCCGGCCGCCTTCCCGAATCGCAAAACGCAATCCTTCCTCGATCGCTACCGGCGTGATCAGCTCAATCTCCATCGTGATGTTGTCCCCGGGCATCACCATCTCCACGCCCTCAGGAAGCTCGATCACTCCCGTCACATCCGTCGTCCGGAAAAAGAACTGCGGACGGTATCCATTGAAGAACGGCGTGTGACGTCCGCCCTCTTCCTTCGTCAGCACGTACACCTGCCCCGCAAACTTCGTGTGCGGCTTGATCGTTCCGGGCTTTGCCAATACCTGCCCGCGCTCGATCTCGTTCCTCTGCACGCCCCGCAAAAGCACGCCGATGTTGTCTCCTGCCACCGCCTGATCCAACAGTTTCCGGAACATCTCCACGCCCGTTACCACGATCTGCCGCAGCTCCGTCGTCATGCCCACAAGCTCCACCGTATCCTGCACCTTCACCGTGCCACGCTCCACACGACCCGTCGCTACCGTGCCGCGGCCCGTGATCGAAAACACATCTTCCACGGGCATCAGGAACGATTGATCCGTCGCTCTCTCCGGCGTCGGAATGTAGCTGTCCACCGCTTCCATCAGCTCGAAGATCGGCTTGCACCATTCATCCGTCTCCACGTCCGCTCCGCTCTGCACCGCTTCCAGTGCCTTCAGCGCCGATCCCTTGATGATCGGAATATCATCGCCGGGGAAATCGTACGAGCTCAACAGATCCCGCACTTCCATCTCCACCAGCTCCAACAGCTCCTCGTCGTCCACCATATCCGTCTTGTTCATGAACACGATGATATAGGGCACGCCCACCTGTCGGGCCAATAGGATGTGCTCACGCGTCTGCGGCATCGGACCATCCGCGGCCGACACCACCAGGATCGCGCCGTCCATCTGCGCCGCACCCGTGATCATGTTCTTCACGTAGTCAGCATGCCCCGGGCAATCCACGTGCGCATAGTGCCGCGTTTCCGTCTCATATTCCACGTGCGCCGTGTTGATCGTGATGCCCCGTTCCTTCTCTTCCGGCGCCTTATCGATCGCGTCATACGCCATCGCTTCCGCCTGACCCTTCTTCGCCAGCACCATCGTGATCGCCGCAGTCAACGTCGTCTTGCCATGGTCCACATGGCCGATCGTTCCAATGTTTACATGGGGTTTCGTACGCTCGTACTTCGCTTTTGCCATTTTGCAAAAACCTCCTCATTGGTTTTCATAATCTTAAGTGTGATCCAGTGTTTGAAACTTCAAACCTTAAACCCAATTATTTGCCAAGAAGCTTCTCAGCAATGTTCTTGGGCACTTCCTCATAGTGGGAGAACTGCATGGTATAATTCGCCCGGCCCTGGGTGTTTGAACGCAGGTCCGTGGCATAGCCGAACATCTCGGACAGCGGCACTACAGCGGCAATGTTCTGCGCACCGTTGACCGCCTCCATGCCCTCGATACGGCCGCGGCGGGAATTGAGATCGCCCATCACATCGCCCATGTATTCCTCGGGCACATTGACTTCCACCTTCATCATGGGCTCCAGCAACACCGGGCTACCCTTGGCCATAGCATTCTTAAAGGCCATGGAACCGGCAATTTTGAAGGCCATTTCCGAGGAGTCCACATCGTGGTAGGAACCGTCGTACACAGTTGCCTTGAAGTCCACCACTTCGTAGCCGCCCAGGATACCGGACTTGGCCGCTTCCTGGATACCGGCATCGATGGCAGGCACATACTCTCTCGGCACCACGCCGCCCACAATCTTATTTTCAAACTGATAACCCGAACCAGGCTCCAGAGGCGTGATCTCGATCCAGCAATGGCCGTATTGACCGCGTCCGCCGGACTGGCGAACGAAACGTCCCTCCGCCTTGACAGGCTTCTTGAAGGCCTCGCGGTAAGCCACCTGGGGCTTACCCACAATGGCTTCCACCTTGAATTCACGCATCATGCGGTCCACGATAATCTCCAAATGGAGCTCGCCCATACCGGCAATGATGGTTTGGCCCGTTTCCTGATCGGTGTAGGCCTTGAAGGTGGGATCCTCCTCCGCCAGCTTCTGCAGCGTAATGGTCATCTTATCCTGGCCAGCCTTGGTCTTGGGCTCAATGGCCACCCGGATCACGGGGTCAGGGAAGACCATGGATTCCAGAACCACGGGCTCCTTCTCGTCACACAGCGTGTTGCCGGTGGTGGTATCCTTAAGGCCGACAATGGCGGCAATATCACCAGCGTAGAGTTTCTGCACCTCTTCGCGGTGGTTCGCATGCATCATAAGCAGACGACCGATGCGTTCCCGCTTACCCTTGGTGGAGTTGTACACATAGGAGCCGCTCTCCAGGGTGCCAGAATACACGCGGACGAAGGCCAGCTTACCCACAAAGGGATCAGTCATAATCTTAAAAGCCAGCGCAGCAAAGGGCGCATCGTCGGAAGCAACCCGCTCCACCTCTTCATCGGTGCCGGGGATCGTACCCTTGATATGGGGCACATCCAGGGGGGAGGGCATGTAATCGACGATGGCGTCCAGCAGGGGCTGCACGCCCTTGTTCCGGTAGGAAGTTCCGCAGGTTACAGGAACCATCTTGTTGGCGATAGTGGCCTTGCGAATACCCCTGCGAATCTCTTCTTCGGTGAGTTCTTCGCCCTCGAGATACTTTTCCATCAGTTCCTCGTCGGTTTCCGCAACCGCTTCGAGCAGCTTCTCGCGATATTCCTCCGCCAAATCCTTCAGATCATCAGGAATAGCGGTCTCTTCCATCTGGGTGCCTTTGTCATCGGTATAGATAATCGCTTCCATCTTTACCAGATCAACAATGCCCTGGAAGGTATCCTCCACGCCGATGGGCAGCTGGATGGGCAC is part of the Gehongia tenuis genome and harbors:
- the rplX gene encoding 50S ribosomal protein L24, coding for MTRAIKKLHVKKGDVVMVVSGKDAGTKGKVMTVFPKTGKIIVEGVSVATHHIKPRGMGQAGGRIEKETPIYASKVMLYCDHCKKPTRIGHRFLDDGKKVRVCKKCGETLDN
- the rplN gene encoding 50S ribosomal protein L14, encoding MIQPQTRLKVADNTGAKEIMCIRVMGGSFRKSGNIGDTIVASVKSAAPGGVVKKGDVVKAVIVRSHKGVRRPDGTYIRFDDNAAVIINDQKQPRGTRIFGPVARELRERDYMKIVSLAPEVL
- the rpsQ gene encoding 30S ribosomal protein S17, which produces MANERGNRKTRTGTVVSDKMDKTVVVAVKTRVQHPLYKKIVNRTKKLKVHDENNECRVGDFVRVMETRPLSRDKRWRLMEIIEKAK
- the rpmC gene encoding 50S ribosomal protein L29, whose translation is MKRAKQLEEFRDLSDQELQDKLKELKGELFNLRFQMATGQVSNTMVVREVKKNIARVQTILRERELRQAQ
- the rplP gene encoding 50S ribosomal protein L16; this translates as MLMPKRVKRRRVMRGRMKGKATRGNTVSYGDFGLVALEPSWITSNQIEAARIAMTRYIRRGGQVWIKIFPHKPVTQKPAETRMGSGKGSPEYWVAVVKPGRVMFEIAGVSEEIAREALRLASHKLPIKCKIVAREQNNELGGEGNEKG
- the rpsC gene encoding 30S ribosomal protein S3, with the translated sequence MGQKVHPHGQRVGVIKNWDSRWFAGKKDFSDNLVEDHKIRTALKKKLYVAGISRIEIERAANRVIVNIFTAKPGIVIGRGGAGVEATKKELEALTGKTVSVNIMEVRNPDTDAQLVAENIAAQLEKRISFRRAMKQALGRATKAGVKGIKTHVSGRLGGAEIARSEGYHEGSIPLQTLRADIDYGFAEAHTTYGRIGVKVWIYKGEVLSKTLPQAAAPQPRARQNRPPRKATSEGGVR
- the rplV gene encoding 50S ribosomal protein L22; the encoded protein is MARNQRERKAARVANKDKRPKAVARYIRLSSRKVKIVIDLIRGKSVEEALAILAYTPKAAAPVVEKLLLSAIANAENNLEMDRSNLYVAECFADQGPTLKRYRAQSMGRATPIRKRTSHITIILDQQAKV
- the rpsS gene encoding 30S ribosomal protein S19; its protein translation is MSRSIKKGPYVEERLLKRVVEMNESGQKKVLKTWSRASTIFPDMVGHTIGVHDGRKHVPVYVTEDMVGHKLGEFAPTRTFRGHAGEKSSGR
- the rplB gene encoding 50S ribosomal protein L2, whose translation is MPTRKYNPTSPARRFMTVSTFEEITTTTPEKSLLTDLRKSGGRNAHGRITVRHRGGGEKRKYRIIDFKRNKDGIPAKVATIEYDPNRSANIALLIYADGEKRYILAPLGLKVGDKIMSGPDADIKIGNALPIRNIPLGTMIHNIELSPGKGGQLVRSAGNAAQLMAKEGDYAQVRLPSSETRMISMNSKATIGQVGNVDHENISIGKAGRKRHMGIRPTVRGVVMNPVDHPHGGGEGKAPIGMPGPVTPWGKPTLGYKTRDHKKPSNRFIVKRRGQK
- the rplW gene encoding 50S ribosomal protein L23, whose amino-acid sequence is MKLAHDIIIRPVLSENSYDMMAGKRYVFIVDKNANKIEIKKAVEEIFGVKVEKVNTANYEGKIKRQGAHMGRRASFKKATVQLTEDSKAIEFFEGMAQ
- the rplD gene encoding 50S ribosomal protein L4, with the translated sequence MPKVALLNINGDAVGEIELSDEIFAVEVNEHVLHQVVKAQLANRRQGTQSALTRSEVSGGGIKPWRQKGSGRARQGSTRSPQWRHGGIVFAPKPRSYRMEVPKKVRRLAMKSALSSKVNDSELVVLDQLNLDAPKTKEMVKVLNNLKAERKVLLVLPEKDEVVERAARNLPNVKMLYVNTLNVYDILNYDKFIATKAAVEKIQEVYA
- the rplC gene encoding 50S ribosomal protein L3, with protein sequence MKKAILGKKLGMTQIFTEDGRVVPVTVVKAGPCTVVQKKVPQTDGYLAVQVGFDEVREKLLNKPQKGHLKKAGAKLLRSLRELKLEDADKYEVGQEIKADVFAEGDKVDVSGVSKGKGFSGVMQRWNQHRGPMTHGSHYHRGPGSMGACSSPSKVFKNKHLPGRWGREKVTVQNLEVVRVDGEKNLLLVKGAVPGSKGSLLVIRETVKNSR
- the rpsJ gene encoding 30S ribosomal protein S10, whose translation is MPAQKIRIKLKAYDHSLIDQSAERIVETAKRSGATISGPIPLPTRKEIVTILRAPHKYKDSREQFEMRTHKRLIDILSPSSKTVDALMRLDLPAGVDIEIKL
- the tuf gene encoding elongation factor Tu; translation: MAKAKYERTKPHVNIGTIGHVDHGKTTLTAAITMVLAKKGQAEAMAYDAIDKAPEEKERGITINTAHVEYETETRHYAHVDCPGHADYVKNMITGAAQMDGAILVVSAADGPMPQTREHILLARQVGVPYIIVFMNKTDMVDDEELLELVEMEVRDLLSSYDFPGDDIPIIKGSALKALEAVQSGADVETDEWCKPIFELMEAVDSYIPTPERATDQSFLMPVEDVFSITGRGTVATGRVERGTVKVQDTVELVGMTTELRQIVVTGVEMFRKLLDQAVAGDNIGVLLRGVQRNEIERGQVLAKPGTIKPHTKFAGQVYVLTKEEGGRHTPFFNGYRPQFFFRTTDVTGVIELPEGVEMVMPGDNITMEIELITPVAIEEGLRFAIREGGRTVGAGVVSSIDG
- the fusA gene encoding elongation factor G, coding for MPREFSLEDTRNIGIMAHIDAGKTTTTERILFYSGRIHKIGETHEGAATMDWMEQEQERGITITSAATTAKWKHCRINIIDTPGHVDFTVEVERSLRVLDGSVAVFCAKGGVEPQSETVWRQADKYGVPRLAYVNKMDIMGADFFRVVKMMHDRLNANAVPIQLPIGVEDTFQGIVDLVKMEAIIYTDDKGTQMEETAIPDDLKDLAEEYREKLLEAVAETDEELMEKYLEGEELTEEEIRRGIRKATIANKMVPVTCGTSYRNKGVQPLLDAIVDYMPSPLDVPHIKGTIPGTDEEVERVASDDAPFAALAFKIMTDPFVGKLAFVRVYSGTLESGSYVYNSTKGKRERIGRLLMMHANHREEVQKLYAGDIAAIVGLKDTTTGNTLCDEKEPVVLESMVFPDPVIRVAIEPKTKAGQDKMTITLQKLAEEDPTFKAYTDQETGQTIIAGMGELHLEIIVDRMMREFKVEAIVGKPQVAYREAFKKPVKAEGRFVRQSGGRGQYGHCWIEITPLEPGSGYQFENKIVGGVVPREYVPAIDAGIQEAAKSGILGGYEVVDFKATVYDGSYHDVDSSEMAFKIAGSMAFKNAMAKGSPVLLEPMMKVEVNVPEEYMGDVMGDLNSRRGRIEGMEAVNGAQNIAAVVPLSEMFGYATDLRSNTQGRANYTMQFSHYEEVPKNIAEKLLGK